A genomic region of Cannabis sativa cultivar Pink pepper isolate KNU-18-1 chromosome 1, ASM2916894v1, whole genome shotgun sequence contains the following coding sequences:
- the LOC115702369 gene encoding uncharacterized protein LOC115702369, which yields MSTTSRSQSQNRVTRFRDLLQNVPSEAFSLPSVPICIHCKAKRFIHETNGFCCADGKIYLATNEVPNELFALLTSTTSDSAHFRTYIRTYNNQFALTSLGVKYDHNICQRNNGIYTFRAQGQIYHNITDLLPSDGRPSNLQLYFYDTEHELDNRLLDSQYRMLPTVTSQLIHILRINPYSIFFRSLGDMPDLERQIIHVRSDAGLDQRVFNAPTSLQVAAIWVENDNENQIGRRDIFVYNHSGRQFKVQYYYGCYDSLQYPLLFPYGDNGWHKGIERVGETQSRSVEQTQTTNPRRSSNVEELLAAEEAVSIQETKEPKVSCREYYCFKFQIREDERSILLLSGRLLQQYAVDMYVKMETSRLDYYRGQQMHIRTELYQGIVDTITLGERDASNVGKRIILPSSFIGGPRDMRKRYMEAMALVQRYGKPDIFLTMTCNPNWKEITNELCQHEESHNRPDLVARVFHAKLEELKDRLFKKEIFGKVAAYVYVIEHQKRGLPHAHFLIILKRDWKVHAPESFDEIVSAEIPDKNSNIHLHKAVVKHMMHGPCGDLNKTNVCMKGENPRCKNNFPKKYAPFTSVGNDCFPIYRRSNNGVTVKVRGATLDNRWVVPYNPYLLATFDCHINVEICSTVKAVKYLYKYIYKGHDRVAFNLVSETNNQQVDEIHQFQTARWIAAPEAMWRIYGFIVNEMSPAVYSLHLHLKNQHTVTFRGNSDLSNIANSEHYKKSMLTEFFELNKVDENARMLLYRKIPEYYVWNNQNRRWTPRKKKTVIGRIVTANPLEGERYFLRILLNHIKGPLSFEDIRTVHGVLAPTYRDAATMHGLLQRDSCLEDCLHEASLYQMPSSLRRLFATILVYCNPNNPRELWEHFEEQMSLDIKKTENDTQNVRYQVLRSISSTIESMGKDIKSYQLLDEDIIFDNDEFQSREINDELNVEIPEEDVTASERLNTEQQQVYNAVMDSISSKKSNAFFVDGPGGTGKTYLYKALLAAVRSNGAVALATASSGVAASILPGGRTAHSRFKLPLDADGKSTCCVSKQSALAKLLCAAKLIIWDEAPMTRKQHIEALDKMLQDINDTTLPFGGKVIVFGGDFRQVLPVVQKGTRQEQINSSLVYSYLWPTLTKFRLIQNMRARLDPLFSDYVLSVGNSTPPNTINDIIKIPHEMLVPYDDDNSSLNILIEDVFHNIQQYPENVSTMMNRAILTPKNSFVDEINSLLIGRFPGEVHLYYSRDETVDNTEQSVMEDFLNTLTPNGLPPHELKLKKNCPIMLLRNINPSEGLCNGTRLICRAFDQNVIDAEIAVGHHIGKRVFIPRIPFLPNVDENSGFPFKRTQFPIRLSFAMTINKSQGQTLDYVGIYLPQPVFSHGQLYVAISRAKTSSTVRVLIRPVSTSQQDKNSTKNIVYTELLALSCLS from the exons ATGTCAACAACTTCTAGAA GTCAATCGCAAAATAGGGTCACTCGATTTCGAGATTTGCTACAAAATGTGCCATCTGAAGCATTTTCACTTCCGTCGGTCCCCATATGCATACATTGTAAAGCAAAGAGATTTATCCATGAAACAAATGGATTCTGTTGTGCAGATGGAAAGATCTATCTGGCCACAAATGAAGTTCCAAATGAACTTTTTGCATTATTAACCTCCACCACAAGTGATTCTGCACATTTCCGGACATATATTCGAACTTATAACAACCAATTTGCACTCACATCTTTGGGTGTTAAATATGATCACAATATCTGCCAAAGAAACAATGGAATATACACTTTTAGAGCACAGGGACAAATCTACCACAACATCACAGATTTACTTCCTTCTGATGGTCGTCCTTCTAATCTCCAATTATATTTCTATGACACGGAACATGAGTTAGATAATCGACTATTAGATTCACAATACAGAATGCTCCCAACAGTCACAAGTCAACTCATCCATATTCTTCGCATCAATCCGTACTCTATTTTCTTTCGTTCACTTGGTGATATGCCAGATTTGGAAAGACAAATAATACATGTTAGGAGTGACGCTGGCCTAGATCAACGTGTATTCAATGCCCCTACTTCCTTACAAGTAGCGGCAATATGGGTTGAAAATGACAACGAGAACCAAATTGGAAGGCGTGATATCTTTGTATATAACCATTCCGGTAGACAATTTAAAGTTCAATATTACTACGGGTGTTACGACTCACTGCAATATCCATTGTTATTTCCGTACGGTGATAATGGTTGGCATAAAGGGATTGAAAGGGTTGGAGAAACCCAATCAAGATCCGTCGAACAAACTCAAACAACAAACCCTCGACGATCATCAAATGTAGAAGAATTATTAGCAGCAGAAGAAGCAG TATCAATCCAAGAAACGAAAGAACCAAAGGTTTCGTGCCGTGAATATTACTGCTTCAAGTTCCAAATACGGGAAGATGAAAGATCGATTTTGCTACTCTCTGGTCGGCTACTACAACAATATGCAGTAGACATGTATGTCAAGATGGAGACTTCAAGATTGGATTATTACAGAGGCCAGCAAATGCACATACGAACAGAATTATATCAAGGTATAGTTGACACAATTACGCTGGGAGAACGAGACGCTTCTAATGTTGGAAAGCGAATCATACTCCCTTCATCTTTCATAGGAGGACCAAGAGACATGAGGAAGAGATACATGGAGGCAATGGCGTTGGTACAACGCTATGGTAAacctgatatttttctaacgaTGACATGCAATCCAAACTGGAAGGAAATCACAAATGAATTATGTCAACACGAGGAGAGCCACAATAGACCTGATCTGGTTGCACGAGTTTTCCATGCAAAACTAGAGGAATTAAAGGACAGGTTATTCAAGAAAGAGATATTCGGCAAGGTCGCAGCATATGTTTACGTTATTGAGCACCAAAAAAGAGGTCTTCCACATGCACACtttttaattatattgaaaagGGATTGGAAAGTCCATGCTCCTGAATCCTTCGATGAGATCGTGTCAGCAGAGATTCCAGATAAAAACTCTAACATCCACTTGCACAAGGCGGTTGTAAAACACATGATGCATGGACCTTGTGGGGATTTGAACAAAACAAATGTTTGCATGAAGGGGGAGAATCCACGTTGCAaaaataattttccaaaaaaatatgCTCCATTTACGTCTGTCGGAAATGACTGTTTCCCTATTTATAGGCGTTCAAATAATGGTGTGACCGTAAAGGTCAGAGGGGCAACATTAGACAATCGTTGGGTTGTTCCCTACAACCCATATCTCCTTGCCACATTTGACTGCCACATTAATGTAGAAATTTGCTCTACAGTGAAGGCGGTAAAGTatctctataaatacatttacaaAGGCCATGATCGTGTTGCATTCAACTTGGTCTCCGAAACAAACAACCAACAAGTTGATGAAATACATCAGTTCCAGACAGCTCGATGGATTGCTGCCCCCGAAGCAATGTGGAGAATATACGGATTTATTGTAAATGAGATGTCCCCAGCAGTATATAGCTTGCATTTACATCTCAAGAATCAGCATACGGTTACATTCCGAGGAAATTCTGACCTGTCAAACATTGCTAATTCGGAACATTACAAAAAATCTATGTTAACAGAATTCTTTGAATTAAATAAAGTAGATGAAAATGCAAGGATGTTACTGTACAGAAAAATTCCTGAATACTATGTTTGGAACAATCAAAACAGAAGGTGGACTCCCCGAAAAAAAAAGACAGTAATAGGACGTATTGTAACAGCAAACCCATTAGAAGGCGAAAGATATTTTTTGCGGATACTGCTAAATCACATAAAAGGCCCGTTATCTTTCGAAGATATCAGGACAGTACATGGCGTATTGGCGCCAACATATCGTGATGCAGCAACAATGCATGGATTGCTACAGAGAGATAGTTGCTTAGAAGACTGTTTACACGAAGCATCCCTTTATCAAATGCCTTCCAGTTTGAGGCGATTGTTTGCAACAATATTAGTCTACTGTAATCCGAACAATCCCAGAGAACTTTGGGAACATTTTGAGGAACAAATGTCACTCGATAtcaaaaaaacagaaaatgatACACAAAACGTAAGATATCAAGTATTGCGGTCGATATCTTCGACAATTGAGTCTATGGGAAAAGACATTAAGTCATACCAACTGCTTGACGAAGACATCATCTTTGATAATGACGAATTTCAATCCAGAGAAATTAACGATGAATTGAATGTAGAAATTCCAGAGGAAGATGTTACAGCGTCAGAAAGACTTAATACTGAGCAACAACAAGTGTACAATGCAGTAATGGATAgtatttcatcaaaaaaaagcAATGCATTCTTCGTGGACGGGCCCGGTGGGACAGGTAAAACATACCTATACAAGGCGTTACTTGCAGCCGTACGATCTAATGGTGCCGTGGCACTCGCAACTGCTTCATCAGGTGTGGCAGCATCTATTCTTCCGGGAGGTCGTACAGCTCACTCACGTTTCAAGCTTCCCCTCGATGCCGATGGAAAAAGCACATGCTGTGTAAGCAAACAGAGTGCACTGGCCAAACTACTTTGTGcagcaaaattaattatatgggaTGAGGCCCCAATGACCCGAAAACAGCACATAGAAGCGTTAGATAAAATGCTACAAGACATTAACGATACAACCTTACCATTTGGTGGAAAGGTAATTGTTTTTGGAGGAGATTTTCGCCAGGTGTTACCTGTGGTACAAAAAGGAACGAGACAGGAGCAGATAAATTCCAGCTTGGTATATTCATACCTGTGGCCTACTTTGACTAAATTTCGACTAATTCAAAACATGCGAGCCAGGCTGGATCCGTTGTTTTCGGACTACGTGTTGTCGGTGGGCAACAGCACACCACCAAACACAATCAATGACATAATAAAAATACCACATGAAATGCTTGTACCGTATGATGACGACAACAGTTCCTTAAATATCTTGATAGAAGACGTTTTCCACAACATTCAGCAATATCCAGAAAATGTGTCTACCATGATGAACCGTGCAATACTAACACCAAAGAACAGCTTTGTCGATGAAATAAATTCGTTGTTAATTGGACGATTCCCAGGAGAAGTCCACCTATACTATAGTAGGGATGAGACGGTAGATAATACTGAGCAATCGGTAATGGAGGACTTCTTAAACACTCTAACTCCGAATGGATTACCCCCACATgaattaaaactcaaaaaaaattgTCCCATAATGCTGCTTAGAAACATTAATCCTTCTGAAGGTTTATGCAATGGAACACGTTTAATATGTCGGGCATTCGACCAAAATGTCATAGATGCTGAAATTGCCGTGGGACACCATATCGGAAAAAGAGTGTTCATTCCAAGGATACCATTCCTGCCAAATGTGGATGAAAATAGTGGTTTTCCATTCAAACGAACACAATTCCCAATCAGATTGAGTTTTGCAATGACTATAAATAAGTCTCAGGGACAAACATTGGATTACGTTGGGATCTATTTACCACAACCTGTTTTTTCACACGGTCAGTTATATGTAGCAATATCACGAGCAAAGACATCATCAACAGTTAGAGTCCTGATCCGACCTGTGTCAACTTCGCAACAAGATAAGAACTCGACTAAAAACATCGTGTAC